ATCCAAGAAAGATCAGATGGACCAAAGCATTCCGGAAAGCAGCTGGCAAAGAATTGACAGTGGTAAGGAGATGAACTTCTTACGTTACACTTTACACTAACTCATCAAAACGGCAGTAAGCTAGCCTTTTCCACTTCTAAACACATTAGGTTAACTAGCTGAATGTTTTATTGTTTAGTTAGATGAGCACCAGGGATGGAGTTAGTGTAGAAAAGAGGGATTGTGGGAGAGTATGTGAATTTCCTTGAGGGTGAGCTATTCATTTGGTTTGACTATAACATTGAACATCACATTTCAGCTTCTGTGTGAAAGCCAGTTGCATATATCCACAATACATGCAAAATCCAAGACGTGCTCTTTCCATCTGTAAATCTTCTGCTCTGTGAACATAGAACTTTGGTAATTGTATTTCTGCACAATCAGATAATCTGGCTTACAGGGTGCCTATAAGAAGTCTCTCTATATAAACACCTAAGTTACCTTTGGAAATCTCCTTAAAGCCTACAGTATATAGGGAAAGTCTTTGCATAGATAGGAATGTTTCAAAAAGAGTGTATGAGAACTTACAGTggttgaaaagaaaagacaaagttACTTCAGTGGTAAAAATACTAAGTACTCATATTTTACAGGACAGTCCTTAAGTAATAAATGTTGTCAGGTGGTTGTTCACAAAGTATTTCTGAAGGACTGGCTTATTCTTCCCCTTAGAGTGACTGAGGACACTGGCATTATGTCCTGTTATGCTTGGAATTTAGAAGATTTTTTggccagtgtttttttttttatacgtTTTGATGCTATGCCATGGTGAAGACTAGTATTTGTTTCATAATGGAGCAAAGTTTGTGAGTCTGTGTGTGCCATTTCTTGCTACTACATATTGTAGCTCTCATCGGAGCTGTCTTTACATGAAGTGAAGATTAAAACTCTGCTTtactgttacaaaaaaaaaaaaaagagcctgtgGGTAAGGAAAAATCTTCAGATAAAATTGGTGCAAAAATAATTATGTCTaggagaaaaaaaccaaacacctgCCATCAGCCGACCCCAAACCCTACAGTGTCATCAATTGAAATATTTCACCATTTCAAATGATTTTATAGTTACGatattcttaaaatgaaataatgtttcttGAACTTTTTCAAAATTCTGGACTGTTGGAATAATGACTACACATTTTAAGTTTTGCCTTCTACCTGTCTAGTCTACTCTGTAGTGCCTACTTCACTTCAGAACTTTTCTGTTCCCTTTGtcttgttaaaaagaaaatagtcaaAGGAGATGGTTTGGTAAATAGTTCTTTTCAGGCAAATCACTGTGGCATGTGACACTTTGAGGTCAAACACTAATATATTCCCTTCTAGTCTAGTAATctctaaatgtatttaaaatataggaATTGAGAATATTAATAGTTGAGTGCTACAATAAGAATGTATTGATCTAAATATGCTTCTGTATGTAATctgtatttactttttcttaataCAGGATAATTcatttgaatttgaaaaacGTAGAAATGAGCCAGTGAAATACCAGAGAGAGTTGTGGAACAAGACTGGTGAGTCACCttagaaaaggaacaaaagagtAACTGTGAGGAGTGAACTTTTACTTTACATGAGCATGTTTTCAGGAGACTACTTAGAATAGTTACGCTCTTTAATGATTGTTCTTGGAAATTACCGGAGTCATGACCGGAGTCTTAGGTGTGGGGCTGTTGTGAACGGTATGGTGTTTTGCTtgatttattctatttatttatttatttatttatttatattcagaaACTGTTTAGAAAACCAGGTGTAGCATTACTGTATTTTGAACTGTTATCTTTGAAAAAGCCTTGGTTGTTCTCCAGAATTTTAAGAGGCTCCCAGTGTAAGCCTCTTATACTAATGCCATTGTTTGTTCCCATTCATTCTGCTTTAGTTTGTttcataaataatataaatgatataaaatGGAAGAGTTACTTTGTAAGTTAGGAGTGAATGCCAGAAAGGGGGAGATGGTAACTTGCATCTGATTTGAAATAGAGTAAGAGTCTTTTCTTGTGATGCTTAACTGTAGAAAATGTACGTAGGCATAAAAGTGAAACCAttaataagttttaaaatataattcatCATTATACAAAAAAATTATCTCCTCTTTGAAGAAGGAAGAACTTCTATGCAATATGAGTTCCCTCTGATGTAGAGGTTTCATATTATGGAGTACTGGTAGTGTTGCTCTGTAAAATAGCATGTATTTTCAACTGTATCTATGTAAGCACTTTTACAGcaacttctgctttgtttcagttGATGCAATGAAGAGAGTGGAGGAAATCAAGCAAAAACGCCAAGCTAGATTTATTATGAACAGGTGAGGAGAAGTATTTGTATTACAGGAGCTCTTGCAAATCTGTACTAGACAGTCAGtctttacagaaaaatgacaaTTAGGAGTTTTAAATGGTTATTTGCTTTGTTACATATACAGTAGTCCAAGCAATGAGGTAAAATAGTTTGAGTGGAGTCTGCTGTGTTACCTAACTACTATGCTACATTGGCTGTCAAAGAAAAGGTAGCTTTTACACATGCAATTGTAATAGCGGTATTTCATTATTTGTAGCTTGGATTTCCAGATTTAAGCACATTTCCGAGAAGAGTTGATAGTACTGGCTTTCTGATTTTGAATCCAGTATGTACTTAAATAGGTTTTCGAAtagtttttacatttatttgcttACAGTCAGAGTTACTTAACACTTATATACCTTTAGCTAAATATGTGTGTCATggattaaacagaaaacatccaCCACCTCTTTAAaggtaatttaatttaatatccCCCGTCCTCCAGATTAAAGAAGAGCAAAGAATTGCAGAAGGCAGAAGATATCAAAGAAGTCAAACAGAATATCCACCTTCTTCGTGCTCCACATGCAGGTAAGAACTTGATTTACCTGGTTTGTGTATACTCTTAAAGTATATAATTTTGTGATGAATATTGATCTTTATTTAGTATGACTTACCCTACTCATCAATAatcatatgcttttttttttttttaaacaattaattTGACTATTGAATGTGAAGTATAGCTCTTGTCATGAAATGTGAGCAATATCCTTGTTCTGAATCAAACatatctttttgtttatttggtcCTGCATTTATCCCTTCTTACTgcagtgttttaattttattgcacTTAATACCTGGTACTTTCAGAACTGCAAGTCTCTTAATCAGTGTATTTATATAAGTCTTCCCTTTGAGTTGAATCATTTAAACTCAACAGCCAGTCAcattaattaatataaaatacaggattttttttttgttagctaataatgtaattttttttttgtagttcacTGTGTGAACTTACATGAGAATACTGTTTCTGCAGTGTAATCCTAACTTTTTTGATATAATGGTAATTTTGCTAATTTTGACTAAAACCTCTGTATAGTACAGATAAAATATTGTATATTCTTTGTCAGTGAACTGAGTTTTTAAGTTGGCTTTGAGTTGCAGATACCTGTTCCTCCtaaatgattttctgttttccaaacgCCTTATTGAAAGTGCTATTTTGCGTTAGATGATGTTGATAAAAACAGATTataaagattatttatttttaaaaatacagctaatGGAACACAGTGAtagagagaatttaaaaaaaaaaaaaaagaaccaacacTTATATCCATTAGTTCTTGTTCTATAAAAATTACTAACGACCTTGTCTCAGTTGGAGGCACGTTACTTTATTAGTTGTTAACTAGAAATCTGttatgttttttccatttctgtttgtgTTACATACAAATCTTAAGACTTGTAGCTATGTGAAACAGGCTTTTGTTAGGATATATTTAtgcttaattttttgtttgttttttagctttGCTTATGTTAAGGGAATGATGCACAATAACGTGCATTTGTTTCTCAGACAACAAAAGtttccttttcagtgttttggattaaagagcagaaacaaatgtcagtcctggattttttttcattttggtggCATTATTAAGAGGTAACATTATTGCCATTCAACACACCATTCAGGACAGCTTAAATCTTTTTGCAATCtatataaatggaaaaatatgttgACTGCATTTTAGACTTTTGCATAAAAACTGTATCAGCTTTTCTATTACAACAATTCTATAATTTTAGGTGGTGATGGAGgttaacaataaataatattcaGCTTGGTGGGTTTACTGTTAAACAGCTGCTTAATATATTCAGGTTGTTTTGCCTGTTGAGACATCTtgaatttaatatttctttgttttgaaggCAAACCAAAAcagctggaagagaaaatggTGCAGAAGCTACAAGAGGATGTGGATATGGAAGAAGTCTCTTAAAATGCTTGTGTCTTTTATTGTCATCTCTTCAGCAGTTAACAATTGCTTACTGCTTCACCTGGCATCGTTCAGAGCTATGCTTAcagttgaagaaaaatacattttaataaacgGTGGCTGTTACAGTTTgaatgatttttattgttttaaaaaaaataatatgaataatGGTTTGGGCAGTACTTCGGTTATCTAAGTGGAGAAAACCTTGTCAGcaggatgaaaaataaaacatattatttGAGATAGTGTGTTCTTTCTTacccagaaagaaaatgtactttCCCTTTTCCATGATAACTCAAGGAGTAAAAGATGTTGGCACTAGACTTATTTTGCCTATTCTTCTGTAGCAGtgaaagcagataaaaatatattttaatggttATGAGGTGGGGCAGggtgtattatttttattcagtgcaatgcagaaatttgttttcaccCTGGTCATTGggaacatttttcagtttgttatgaatgcagcttatttttttttcgtCTCCTCTTTAAGTCAACTTCCCCCAAATTACAGTGCAATTGACATTAAACCTGGCAAAGCTAACATTGATGTAGGACTCGCTGCTATTTGGAAAATAGTAATGGTGATAGCATCTGGTGTGAAGTTTGAACCACCATTCTCCTAAGCTACTGAAATTCAAATCTGACATGTAATCAAGCTGATTAAGATGCTGAATAAATCATGCTTTTGACTGTTTTTACCTAGTGCTCAGGATTATTTTGATAGAAAGGAAGCTCATGTTAAGTGCAGGCATTTTGCATATTGTGATGGTATTTATTCAGTGTGTCATCAGTACTGAGATAAAttcactgctttttttaaactgcatacAGTTTATCTACAACACTGTGATAAGAgaagctttctgaaaacatttaaaatagcatttactTCTCTGTCAGTGATAATTtccctgaaaaataattattagttTATTCCAGATTTGAATATGCGCTATATCAACTCATAAACTTCCTCATATCTattgtctattttttttatgatgtgGCCTGTTTTACCAAAATATTTGATGTCGTTAATCCTTGAAGTGGGATATTAAAATCTCgttacaggttttttttttttactgaatttaAAGTGCTAAAGTTCAGTGTGTGCtaagttttaattttctccaaaaatagtaattaaatttGTGATAAGCAGAGAGATCAGATGGGATTCATCACCTGTTTTGCactatgtataaaaaaaaaatctcttactTCATATGAGGgcttttttatattaaaagacTTATACTACATagtatctgtattttttctgtccaCTTATCTTTAAATGCACTGCACTACTTAGGACACCTGTTTGTTCACCTGTGGGATTGATTGTTAACTCTTTTCTATGAATGTCTGTTAGTGAAGTGGTCATTGTACAGTAGCTGAGAAGAACCTTTTGGGGAGCACACTACAACATAGATCCTAAGCATTCTGCCAGTTGTATGAGTTTAATCTATGTGCCTCTTTCTATCCAACTGTGTAACAGTAAATTGCAAGCAAGGGCTAGTTGAAAGTTAATACTGCAGTTGTCCATTGTGCAGGTATACCATTTCCTTCAGGAGTGGAGACTGGAAGCCTGCTGCAAACACCATGTGAGTATGTAGAATGTAAGTGAAtagttagaaaataaaattgtcttgGGTAATGGTTTTCTATTTCAGTTGTTTAGCTTTGAAGCTGGCTTGTGGAGGCGTGCAGTCATGTGGAGTCTGGGAGCTCTCACCTGACTCCTGCCTATGGGGTCCAGAGAGCCCTGATGCTAGTTATAGCACTATCTTAAGTCCAAAGATGCCTTTGTAGATCTGTTAGCAAGTTTTACTCTTTTTTATGTGTGTGGCTATTGTCTGAAGCCTTGCTGGTCAGCAGTTCTTTGTGGGGCGCCATTTCTGCCATGCCTGGTAAGCCTGTGGCCTGCACTGAGCGACGCCTTCTTAGAAATGATAACTTTAGTTTTTGTGGAATGCTAAATTACTGGGAGATGGGTATAAGTGTTCATTTCAGTGTATTAGGCTGTTTATCAAATGTGGGTCTGCTGCCAAAGATGGAGGAACAGCGCTGTGGTACCTGTGCCACGTGGGCGGGGCAAGCTCCTGAGGCAAAACTGCCCCGAAACTGTCGCCATGTGCCCACAGAGGGTGCAGGCCTGCTCCTCGGATCTGCGTTTTGCCAGAGGTGTCATCTCAATGTTTTTGCAAGAAGTAAGATCTGGAGATGCTTCTTTTTACTCATGGTCTTTGATTGGTTTGGTGATTCATCGATTCTTGCTTCAGTTGTGTGCGGAATCTCTTGGGTTTTGGTGAAATTTTGATTCCAAGTCAGAGAACTACAAAAAACATAAGTGGTGGGTGGTGGGGTaggtttctgctttgcttgttttgcttgcttttattttcaggccTACATGTCAGTCTTTCCTTTGCAAGTACTGACTAAAagtgtaaaaaaacaaaaaccaaacaaaacctggTTTTCTGTATAATCAAATTGTGCTGACCATGTCCTTCCACGTTTTTGGAAAATCTGACTTTTTAGTACTTAATAAGGGAAAAATTTGTGGCTAATGGCACAAATGGCAGTTTTGCAAACTAGTTGAGAAACGAAAGGTGTTAGATATAGTAAACATGttgaaaatataactttttttcctgtaactgtACACAAAAGCTTACAGCTTATAGGCCTtgtttaacctttttttttttttttttaacctcctaAATATTAGATTTGTTTGGATGccttttaaatactgaaaagtagTTCCTGAGAGAAGCTTAATGGTGTCTGGAAACtttcattttggaataaaaTGTGGGTGTGTATATATTGTAATCTGTGTAGCTAACTGACTTTAGATGTTTGCAGTAACAGAGTGATGGAGCCCCAAACACATACAAGGTCTGTCCTTTTGCAACACAAAGAAACATAAATCATTTCAATATGTTGACATGGTCATATGTGTCGATGGCTGAACAGCAATATAGACAGCTGCTAATAGGTCCAAAGGCTTATATCCCAAGAGAAGATATTTCAACCTCCAGGCTGTTCAATTCCTCATTTACTGCTCTGGTCTCAAAAATTCAATCTCCTTCACCAGCCTAACTTATTTATGGGTTTCACTGAACTGCGACcagagagagcagaaagcagaaataaatcaaCCACTGATGAAATTAAGTCTGCTTGTTATCTGTTTTTAGATCCAAATGTTAAAAGGCCTTAtgcaaagaaatacagaaggtattttaaaattctcttcgGTAACAGTCCAAATTCTGTGATCAGTTATTTTGATATTATTTCAAGGTGCCTAAACAAAAAGCATTGAACACTTTGGTGTTATTTGCTAAATACtggaagttttttttgtgtgtgaccTGATGACATGATTATAGTCGTGATGTTTAGAACAAGCAGCATTACTCAAGAACAGGTAGGGGCAGAGTGGATTTGTGGAGATGGCTGAGTTTGAAGATGttctgtggtggtggtggttcttttcctctcacttagatctttcattttctgttttgttaggTAAAGTCACTCTTGTTCATTAAAATTTCTCTGAGTAATTTTTCAAGGTGAAGAAACAGTAGTTTatcatgcatatatatatatatggcagTGAAGGTATGTTACTGAATAAAGGAGGGTATCGGCTCTAGCTCTACAAGCGGAATTTTTTACTAGTGAAATTGTTTTGGTACAGGAAACAGTCGTGAACAGAAATAGATGTGTTATTCATAAGGCATTAATATTGTGCTTCCATGACTTATCACCTGGAATTGAGGTGGGGGTCTCTGCATAATTGAGAGGAACTTCTTGTTTGCTGTTTATATAAGGTGTTTTCTGTAAAGCTCCGCTCTGTGCTAAACTTGCTGATTAAGAGAATTGCTTCTGTAATCCACTTTGACTGAAGTGATTCTTGAGTTGAGAATTTGAGAGCTTTCTTAGTTCTtgtcaaaataaaaagctgtcaAAAATTCCCACTGTGTTGAGGCTAGCAATGGTTACATTATCGCTGTTTTATGCAAGATGTTGCCAAGCGTAAGGCTTCCAGCTTTTTAAGCCTCACTACTGAAATTCACCCTAAAAAGCAGCACCCGGTAAGGTGAGTGGTGGAAAGatcaaatgtttttctctcttgcaaTGACCATTGCCCGTTATTTACAGCACTCAGCAAGCTTAAATTGCACTTCAAATCCCCGTGTATTCAGATTCAGGTTTTATGTACTCCCTGACACAAAACCTGGGGACAGAGTAGTACAGGCCATACAGGTTTAGCTCTCTTCATAAAGGTGCCAAACTTGCACTTAGTAGTCTCAGAACTTGTCTGTGAAGACAACTTTTTCTTCTAACAAGCCTAACAAACTGATGCTTGGTTTGAAAGTCAGAAAGAGCCAACCAGACTGGCACTCAGGCTGCTCCAGACTTCTCTGGTTTGTTGTGTCTGGGTACAGAGGCGAAGACATTCGGGTTTAATTTGATTAGGTCTGCTGAGGATGAGAATAGTCTCAGGGgatatatatttgttttgaaatagaaGATACAAATATCATAATGTGATGCTAGTTCATGTGTGATATTTAcaaagaagtagcagttacCCTTGAGCAAGGAATAAATTCATAATGATCTATCATGAAGCACATTTATCCAGGGTTCCTTAGGGCTTGgccttgctgctgcttgggTTGTCTCATATAGAAGATCCCCCAGGGTATCTGTgatgctgcttttaaaagacTTGTGCTTTTTCTCCATGGATGCTTACCTGTGTGTCTGGTGTTAACCTGGGAGGTGATGTTGTCACTGGCACTGGCAGAAAGCTGTGATATAAAGGTGACAGGAAGCATTCTTCACTTTCCACAGCTGGTATAGATTAATTTGTTTCCAAAGAGAAGGAGATGGCT
This Anser cygnoides isolate HZ-2024a breed goose chromosome 11, Taihu_goose_T2T_genome, whole genome shotgun sequence DNA region includes the following protein-coding sequences:
- the RSL24D1 gene encoding probable ribosome biogenesis protein RLP24, translated to MRIEKCYFCSGPIYPGHGVMFVRNDCKIFRFCKSKCHKNFKKKRNPRKIRWTKAFRKAAGKELTVDNSFEFEKRRNEPVKYQRELWNKTVDAMKRVEEIKQKRQARFIMNRLKKSKELQKAEDIKEVKQNIHLLRAPHAGKPKQLEEKMVQKLQEDVDMEEVS